The genomic DNA GGCGACTTATTCAGCGCCTGCTGTTTGTTTCAGGGGGGCTAAAGGCGCCCCCCTCAGGCGCACGCACATGTCGTGCGCCTTCACCCCCGACCTCGGCGGCTTTCGCCGCCGCCACGCCCCACGGGCTCGGGAACTCTCGAGGACCAAAGATGCGCCGAGTCAAGACTTTTTCAGCAGCCTGCTAGACCGCCGCCGTCAGCACGATGCGCTCCCGGCTCGAAACCACCACGCCGCCAGGCGGCTCGACGGTGATGGCGAACAGGAAGGGCTCGTTGACCTGCAGCTTGGAAGCGATCGGGATCACCACTTCGGAGGCACCGGCGGGGATGTCGAAGACTCCTCCATCCACCGGATAACGCTCGTCTCGGGTCTTGTCGAAGATCCACAGCTGGTACTGAACCTGGCCGGGATCGTTGACCTCGAGGCCGCGAATGCGCATGAACCCTTGCTGCAGCGCCGAGCTCCAGACGACGTCGCCCTCGGCACCGCGAGCGGCGAGGTCCTCGGTAGCGGTCCAGGCGATCTGCTGTGCGTCCGGCGAATCGCGGAGCAGGTTGCTGCGGATCTCCGCCGTGGTGGGCGAGGGGACCACCGGAGCGGTCCGCGGCCACCAGCCGAGGATCGCCAGCAGCAGACCCGCCGCCGCCACCAGCCAAGGTCCCCAGGAGACCCGCGTCGCGGGCGGATCTTCGACGGCCGGCCGTGGCCGCTCGGCGAAGAAGGACTGGGAGTCGTTGCGCACCTTGGCGGCGAGCTGCGCCGGCATCTCTTGGATCGGGCCGGCCATGGCTTCGTCGATCGCCGCCGCCGCCAGCTCGAACTCCTCGGGACGAATCTCGGAGTGGTCCTCGAGGAGCCGGGCCAGCTCGCTGCTCTCGGCGAGGCCCAGTCCTTCGGTGGCTTGGGTCGCCATCAGCTCGAAGAGGCGATCTTGGGCCTGGTGGCTCATGACAGCACCTCCCGATTGGACAGACCACCACTCGATGCCAGCGCCTGTCGCACCAGGGTCAGGCCTCGCGCGATATGCGATTTGACCGTGCCGAGGGGGGTCTCGGTGCGATCGGCGATCTCGCGGTGGGACATGCCGTAGTAGATCGACAGCTCCAGCGCCCGGCGCTGCTCCGGCTTGAGCTGCTCCAGGGCGCGCGCCGCCATCGCCGCTTCGGCACTGTTCTCGATCGCGCGATGCTGGGAGCCGGCGACTTCACCGGCGGCGGGCATCGGCCGCAGGTCCGGCTGACGCTGGGTGCGGCGATTGCGGTCGATCAGGCGGCGGCGGGCGATCATGGTGATGAAAGTCTTTTCGGATGCCTTGCTGGCGTCGAACTTGGCGGCGTTCTTCCACAACGAAAGGAAGATCTCCTGGACTGCGTCTTCGGCATCGCTGGTGGACGGCGAG from Acidobacteriota bacterium includes the following:
- a CDS encoding anti-sigma factor → MSHQAQDRLFELMATQATEGLGLAESSELARLLEDHSEIRPEEFELAAAAIDEAMAGPIQEMPAQLAAKVRNDSQSFFAERPRPAVEDPPATRVSWGPWLVAAAGLLLAILGWWPRTAPVVPSPTTAEIRSNLLRDSPDAQQIAWTATEDLAARGAEGDVVWSSALQQGFMRIRGLEVNDPGQVQYQLWIFDKTRDERYPVDGGVFDIPAGASEVVIPIASKLQVNEPFLFAITVEPPGGVVVSSRERIVLTAAV
- a CDS encoding sigma-70 family RNA polymerase sigma factor codes for the protein MSLLGRIARGEQDAVDECIQHYGGLVWSLARRLSPSTSDAEDAVQEIFLSLWKNAAKFDASKASEKTFITMIARRRLIDRNRRTQRQPDLRPMPAAGEVAGSQHRAIENSAEAAMAARALEQLKPEQRRALELSIYYGMSHREIADRTETPLGTVKSHIARGLTLVRQALASSGGLSNREVLS